From a region of the Acanthochromis polyacanthus isolate Apoly-LR-REF ecotype Palm Island chromosome 3, KAUST_Apoly_ChrSc, whole genome shotgun sequence genome:
- the arhgap19 gene encoding rho GTPase-activating protein 19 isoform X1: MAAGKDVDENTQNRRGTCSMVINREESPGGSHAGRPPVIFNPDFFVEKLRHENPDVFLELVLSNITRLIDLPGTEFAQLLGEESPKTPTGGNGGFFRSFNFLKRKDKGVVFGTPLTESCIAQIYQLIEYLSKNLHVEGLFRVPGNSVRQQTLKELLNSGADVDLESGDFHPNDVATLLKTFLGELPEPLLTHRHFHAHLKIADMTLFDEQGNKTALPNKERQVEALQLLFLLLPQANRSLLKLLLDLLYHTAKQQDKNKMSAFNLALMFAPHVLWPRHMTAGDLKDNLKKLNNSMAFLIKHSQKLFRAPVYLREYARVHFTGTKVLQTKDDLDLLAASSSPAQRTVLPLKRAAALVPGAQEQCQSPAQQYTEEALKELFRHVHHNMPDSAKKKKLVRQLVKQTTSGTPTNEHRQAPPAPTKKHPRSRSFGGLIKRKARGEQLTAERRVRYVSPDAVTRAGRKCGKENVTLQAVNSPLNGPVLGKAGLVVKNPDFAFHKDKGVKVSKQDSPSVSRMCFSPPQEISL; the protein is encoded by the exons ATGGCGGCAGGGAAGGATGtcgatgaaaacacacaaaatagaaG AGGTACATGCAGCATGGTGATCAATCGTGAGGAATCACCAGGGGGCTCTCATGCTGGCCGACCACCGGTCATCTTCAAcccagatttttttgttgagaAGCTCCGCCATGAAAACCCAGATGTTTTCCTAGAGTTGGTGCTAAGCAACATTACTCGCCTTATAGATCTTCCTGGGACAGAGTTTGCCCAGCTCCTCGGCGAGGAGAGCCCTAAAACCCCAACAGGTGGAAACGGAGGCTTTTTCCGTTCTTTCAACTTCCTCAAACGCAAAG ATAAAGGTGTTGTGTTTGGGACCCCACTGACAGAAAGCTGCATTGCTCAGATCTACCAGCTTATTGAGTACCTCAGCAAAA ATCTGCATGTGGAGGGGCTGTTTCGGGTCCCTGGGAATAGTGTTCGGCAGCAGACCTTGAAGGAGCTTCTCAACAGCGGGGCTGACGTCGACCTGGAATCTGGAGACTTTCACCCCAATGATGTGGCCACACTGCTCAAGACTTTCCTGGGGGAGCTGCCAGAGCCCCTGCTGACACACAGACACTTCCACGCACACCTTAAGATAGCTG ACATGACTTTGTTTGATGAACAAGGCAACAAGACTGCGCTACCCAACAAAGAGCGTCAAGTCGAGGCCCTGCAGCTTCTCTTCTTGTTGCTACCTCAGGCCAACCGCTCTCTGCTCAAACTGTTGCTCGACTTGCTCTACCACACTGCCAAacagcaagacaaaaacaagatgtccGCCTTCAACTTGGCCCTCATGTTTGCACCACACGTCCTCTGGCCCAGACAT ATGACAGCGGGTGACCTTAAAGACAATCTGAAGAAACTGAACAACAGCATGGCTTTTCTCATCAAACACTCACAGAAGCTCTTCAGG GCTCCAGTCTACCTGCGGGAATATGCTCGAGTGCACTTCACTGGGACCAAGGTTCTGCAGACCAAG GATGATCTGGACCTGTTGGCGGCAAGCAGCTCTCCTGCTCAGCGGACGGTGTTGCCTCTGAAGAGGGCAGCTGCACTGGTCCCCGGCGCTCAGGAGCAGTGTCAGTCACCAGCTCAACAATACACAGAAGAAGCCCTGAAGGAGCTCTTCAGACACGTCCACCACAACATGCCGGACTCTGctaagaagaagaaacttgtcCGACAG TTAGTCAAACAGACAACCTCAGGGACACCTACCAATGAGCACCGTCAGGCTCCCCCAGCTCCCACGAAGAAACACCCCCGCTCCCGCTCCTTTGGCGGCCTCATCAAG CGCAAAGCTCGAGGTGAGCAGCTGACAGCAGAGAGGCGGGTCCGATACGTCTCCCCAGATGCTGTCACCAGAGCAggaagaaaatgtggaaaagagaaCGTTACCCTGCAAGCG GTTAACAGCCCATTAAATGGTCCTGTATTGGGGAAAGCAGGACTGGTAGTAAAAAACCCAGATTTTGCTTTTCATAAAGACAAAGGTGTGAAGGTTTCCAAG CAGGACTCTCCCTCGGTGTCCAGGATGTGTTTCTCTCCTCCTCAGGAGATCTCACTCTGA
- the arhgap19 gene encoding rho GTPase-activating protein 19 isoform X2 — MAAGKDVDENTQNRRGTCSMVINREESPGGSHAGRPPVIFNPDFFVEKLRHENPDVFLELVLSNITRLIDLPGTEFAQLLGEESPKTPTGGNGGFFRSFNFLKRKDKGVVFGTPLTESCIAQIYQLIEYLSKNLHVEGLFRVPGNSVRQQTLKELLNSGADVDLESGDFHPNDVATLLKTFLGELPEPLLTHRHFHAHLKIADMTLFDEQGNKTALPNKERQVEALQLLFLLLPQANRSLLKLLLDLLYHTAKQQDKNKMSAFNLALMFAPHVLWPRHMTAGDLKDNLKKLNNSMAFLIKHSQKLFRAPVYLREYARVHFTGTKVLQTKDDLDLLAASSSPAQRTVLPLKRAAALVPGAQEQCQSPAQQYTEEALKELFRHVHHNMPDSAKKKKLVRQLVKQTTSGTPTNEHRQAPPAPTKKHPRSRSFGGLIKRKARGEQLTAERRVRYVSPDAVTRAGRKCGKENVTLQAVNSPLNGPVLGKAGLVVKNPDFAFHKDKGVKVSKDSPSVSRMCFSPPQEISL, encoded by the exons ATGGCGGCAGGGAAGGATGtcgatgaaaacacacaaaatagaaG AGGTACATGCAGCATGGTGATCAATCGTGAGGAATCACCAGGGGGCTCTCATGCTGGCCGACCACCGGTCATCTTCAAcccagatttttttgttgagaAGCTCCGCCATGAAAACCCAGATGTTTTCCTAGAGTTGGTGCTAAGCAACATTACTCGCCTTATAGATCTTCCTGGGACAGAGTTTGCCCAGCTCCTCGGCGAGGAGAGCCCTAAAACCCCAACAGGTGGAAACGGAGGCTTTTTCCGTTCTTTCAACTTCCTCAAACGCAAAG ATAAAGGTGTTGTGTTTGGGACCCCACTGACAGAAAGCTGCATTGCTCAGATCTACCAGCTTATTGAGTACCTCAGCAAAA ATCTGCATGTGGAGGGGCTGTTTCGGGTCCCTGGGAATAGTGTTCGGCAGCAGACCTTGAAGGAGCTTCTCAACAGCGGGGCTGACGTCGACCTGGAATCTGGAGACTTTCACCCCAATGATGTGGCCACACTGCTCAAGACTTTCCTGGGGGAGCTGCCAGAGCCCCTGCTGACACACAGACACTTCCACGCACACCTTAAGATAGCTG ACATGACTTTGTTTGATGAACAAGGCAACAAGACTGCGCTACCCAACAAAGAGCGTCAAGTCGAGGCCCTGCAGCTTCTCTTCTTGTTGCTACCTCAGGCCAACCGCTCTCTGCTCAAACTGTTGCTCGACTTGCTCTACCACACTGCCAAacagcaagacaaaaacaagatgtccGCCTTCAACTTGGCCCTCATGTTTGCACCACACGTCCTCTGGCCCAGACAT ATGACAGCGGGTGACCTTAAAGACAATCTGAAGAAACTGAACAACAGCATGGCTTTTCTCATCAAACACTCACAGAAGCTCTTCAGG GCTCCAGTCTACCTGCGGGAATATGCTCGAGTGCACTTCACTGGGACCAAGGTTCTGCAGACCAAG GATGATCTGGACCTGTTGGCGGCAAGCAGCTCTCCTGCTCAGCGGACGGTGTTGCCTCTGAAGAGGGCAGCTGCACTGGTCCCCGGCGCTCAGGAGCAGTGTCAGTCACCAGCTCAACAATACACAGAAGAAGCCCTGAAGGAGCTCTTCAGACACGTCCACCACAACATGCCGGACTCTGctaagaagaagaaacttgtcCGACAG TTAGTCAAACAGACAACCTCAGGGACACCTACCAATGAGCACCGTCAGGCTCCCCCAGCTCCCACGAAGAAACACCCCCGCTCCCGCTCCTTTGGCGGCCTCATCAAG CGCAAAGCTCGAGGTGAGCAGCTGACAGCAGAGAGGCGGGTCCGATACGTCTCCCCAGATGCTGTCACCAGAGCAggaagaaaatgtggaaaagagaaCGTTACCCTGCAAGCG GTTAACAGCCCATTAAATGGTCCTGTATTGGGGAAAGCAGGACTGGTAGTAAAAAACCCAGATTTTGCTTTTCATAAAGACAAAGGTGTGAAGGTTTCCAAG GACTCTCCCTCGGTGTCCAGGATGTGTTTCTCTCCTCCTCAGGAGATCTCACTCTGA